A window of Roseateles sp. XES5 genomic DNA:
TTCCGTTCCGGAATTGTCTGCATGACAAGAATTGGCTGGTCGTTGCCAAGAGATGGATTATCAATCGGGAAAAACAATCCGGATCACAAGTGTCTGCCATGCAGATTGAAATCTTTCTGGCGCTGCTGCTCTTCGCCTTCACCACCTCGATCACGCCCGGCCCGAACAACATGATGCTCTTTGCCTCGGGGGTGAATTTCGGCTTCGTGCGCACGATCCCGCATATGTGCGGCATCGGCGTCGGTTTCCTCGTACTGCTGCTTGCCGTTGGCTTCGGTCTCGGCGCGCTGCTGGAGGCGGTGCCGCTGGTCTATACGGTGCTGAAATTCGCCGGCGGCGCCTATCTCATCTGGATCGCCTGGAAGATCGGCACCTCGCGCAGCCTCGGCGAGGGCAAGGCCGGCGCCCGGCCGATGAGCTTCCTCGAAGCCGCCGCCTTCCAGTGGGTGAACCCGAAGGCCTGGGTCATGGCCGTTTCCGCGATGGCGACCTATACCAACGCGCAGAACTATACGTCGAGCGTGCTGATCGTCGGCCTCGCCTTCGCCATCGTCAATTTCCCGAGCGTTTCCACCTGGGCCGGCTTCGGCTCGGCGCTGCGCCAGTGGCTGTCCGATCCGGTCCGGCTGAAATGGTTCAACATCACGATGGCGCTGCTGCTGGTCGCAAGCCTCTGGCCGATGCTGCGCTGACGGCTTAAGACTGGGGCGAAGCCGGAGGACCTGCCGTGTCGCACGATCATCATCACGACCACGACGATCATCACCATCACGACAACCATTTCTCGCCCATGGAAGCGCGGGTGCGCGCGCTCGAAACCATCCTGACGGAAAAGGGGCTGATCGATCCGAAGGCCATCGACGCCATCGTCGAGACCTACGAGACGAAGATCGGCCCGCGCAACGGCGCGCGTGTCGTCGCCAAGGCCTGGGCGGAGCCCGATTTTGCCGGTTGGCTGAAACGGGATGCGACGGCGGCCATCGCCAGTCTCGGCTATACCGGCCGGCAGGGCGAGCATATGCGGGCCGTCTTCAACGATGGCGAGACGCATAATCTCGTCGTCTGCACGCTCTGCTCCTGCTATCCCTGGTCCGTGCTCGGCCTGCCGCCCGTCTGGTACAAGGCGCCGGCCTATCGCTCCCGGGCGGTGATGGATCCGCGCGGCGTTCTGGCGGAGTTCGGCGTGACGTTGCCGGCAGATATGAAGGTTCGCGTCTGGGATTCGACGGCGGAACTGCGTTACCTCGTCGTGCCGGTGCGTCCCCCGGGCACGGACGGGCTGGATCAGGAAGCGCTGGCCGATCTCGTGACACGCGATGCGATGATCGGCACCGGCCTTGCCCTGTCGCCGGAGGCTTTGCGATGAACGGACCGCACGATCTCGGCGGGCTGCACGGCTTCGGCCCGGTCGCGCCGGAAAGGAACGAACCGGTCTTTCACGCGGAATGGGAAAAGCGGGCGCTTGGCGTGACGCTATCCTGCGGCGCTTTCGGCGCCTGGACCATCGACGAAAGCCGGCATGCCCGCGAGAACATCCCGCCCGCCACCTATCTTTCGGCAAGCTACTACGAAGTCTGGATCCGCGGGCTCGAAATCCTGCTCCAGCGCCACGGCTTCGTTTCTGCCGAGGAGCTGGCGACCGGCCACAAACTGGAAAAGGGCGCGGAGCCCAAGCGAGTGCTGAAGGCGGACATGGTGCCGGCCGTGCTCGCCAAAGGCGGTCCCTGCGACCGGCCGCTCGAGACAGCGCCGCGCTTTTCCGCCGGCGACCGCGTTCGCACCGGCAATTTCAACCCGGCGACGCATACGCGCCTGCCGCGCTATGCCCGCGACAAGGTGGGTGTGGTCGAGACCGTGCAGGGATCCTATGTCTTTCCGGACGACAGCGCGCATGGCAAGGGCGAGAACCCGCAATGGATCTACACCGTCGTTTTCGACGGCGTGGAAATCTGGGGCGCGGGAGCCGAGCCCGGGCTGACGGTCTCCATCGATGCCTGGGAGAGCTATCTTGAGCCGGTGTGAGACGCTTGCCGATTCGCCCGGCCTGCCGAAATCGGCGGAGGGCGATCCCGTCTTCGCCGAACCCTGGCAGGCGCAGGCCTTCGCCATGACCGTGCGCCTGCACGAGCAGGGTGTCTTCACCTGGGCGGACTGGGCGGAAGCCCTGTCGCGCGAGGTGCACCGGCCCTGCCGGGCGCGTGACGGCGCCGACTATTTCGATTGCTGGGTTGCGGCGCTGTCCGGCCTCATGGCCGCGCGGGGCCTTGCCAGCGAGGCGGAACAGGCGCGCCTTTCGGACCGCTGGGCGCGGGCCGCCGAGGCGACGCCGCACGGCAAGCCCATCCTGCTTGAGAACGCGCCGAGCTAGAGTTTGTCAGGGAAAAGTGGGAACCGGTTTTCCCGAACAGACAAACGAAAACAAAAGAATTGAGAGCATGTCTGGTTCAATCTGAACCTGACATGCTCTAGGCTCTGTCCGCGACGAAGCGGGCGAGCCAAGGGCCGATGAGGCTGACGAGGATCAGCCGCGCCGTCTGCAGCGTCATGACGAAGGCGACGTCGACATTGCTGGAGGCGGCGATGACGGCGACGGAATCGAGGCCGCCGGGGCTGGTCGAAAGATAGGCCGTCAGCGGATCGATGCCGAGAACGAGGATCAGGAGACCGGCGAGCAGGCCGGAAAAGCTGATCAGCGCGACGATCGAGACGATCGTCGGCAGAAGCGCGCGGCGGGCATGCAGCAGGATGGCGCGCGTGAAGCCGAGGCCGATGTTCCAGCCGAGAAGGGTGAAGGCGATGACGAGCAGCCATTGCGGCAGCGCGATCGTCACCGTGCCCGACGAATTGAGCACGGAGGCCAGCGCGAAGGGCACGAGGAAGGCCCCGGCGGGGACACGCAGTTTCTGCCCGATGATCCCGGCCAGAAGACCGATGGCCAGCATGGCGACGAGCGGCAGCACGGGCACCGGCTCGAACCAGGCATGGGGCGGTATCGCCGCGCCGTCATGCCCGCCGAAATGGGCGACAAGCGTCGCGAGGCTGGCGACGAACAGCACGCGCAGATACTGCATGAAGGCGACGAGGCGGGCATCGGCGCCGTAGGCTTCCGCCATGATCAGCATGGTCGAGGCGGCGCCGGCCGACGATCCCCAGATCGCCGTCGTGCCGGGTAGGATGCCGGTGCGGGCGATCAGCCAGCCGGAAAGCGTGCTGACGCCGATCACCGACAGCACGACGAAGAGCATCAGCGGCCAGTTCTCAAGGAAGGTGCCAAGAAAATCCCTGGAGACCATGGTCGCGATCATCAGCGCCAGCACGACCTGAACGCCGAAGAAAAAGAGGCGCGGCAGGCGGATCGTGCCGCCGCCGAGCGCCACGAAGATACCGGCCAACATCGGCCCCATGAGCAGGGCGGCGGGGAAGCCGGCGATTTCCAGCGGCACGGTCGTGATGAGCGAGAGGCCGGCGACGAAGCCCCATTGCAGCGCCGCCGGCCATCGTCCAAGGCCGGTTGCCGTGCTCGTCGGATCTCTTGGCGTGCGGGAGGCGGGGGACAAATCATCGCTCCGGAAGTTGCGCCCTCCATACAGCGGTGGCGTCTCGGCGAACAGGGCCAAATAAGGGGGTAAGTCATTCCTCCGCCGCCAGCGCACCCGGCATGCCCCTTGCCTCGGCCGTGCGAATCCTGCCAAGTCCGGGCATGGAATTCGCACCCCAACAGGATGAAGCGCTGAAGGCCGTCGCCCGGTGGCTGAAGGACGGGCGGCAGCCGCTGTTCCGGCTGTTCGGTTATGCCGGAACCGGCAAGACGACGCTTGCCCGCCATTTCGCGGAGAATGTCGACGGCGAAGTGCTGTTCGCCGCCTTCACCGGCAAGGCAGCGCAGGTGCTGCGCTCCAAGGGCGCCAGCAATGCCAAGACGATCCATTCGCTGATCTATCGCCCGCGCGGCGAGGAGGAGGTGTCGGACGAGGAGACGGGGAAAACCTCGATCTCGCCGATGTTCTCCATCAACCGCCAGAGCCCGGTCGCCAAAGCCGCGCTCGTCGTCGTCGACGAATGTTCGATGGTGGACGAGGCGCTGGGGCGCGACCTGATGAGCTTCGGCACGCCCATTCTCGTGCTCGGTGACCCCGGCCAGCTCCCGCCGGTTTCCGGCGGCGGCTATTTCACCAACCAGGAGCCGGACTATCTGCTGACGGATATCCATCGGCAGGCGCGCGACAACCCGATCATCCAGCTTGCCATGCAGGTGCGCGAGGGCAGCGACATCCAGTATGGCGACTACGGCGCGGCGCGCGTCATCGGCCGAAACGAGGTGGACCAGTCGCTGGTGCTCGACGCGGACCAGGTGCTGGTCGGCACCAACCGCACGCGGCGGCGCTATAACCAGCGCCTGCGCGAGCTGAAGGGCTTTACCACGGACTATCCGCAATCCGGCGACAAGCTGGTGTGCCTGCGCAACGACCCGGCCAAGGGCCTGCTCAACGGTTCGCTCTGGCAGGTGATGAGTTCGTCGAAGGAAACGGTGAAGCCCGGCATCAACCTGATGATCCGGCCGGAAGACGACGACATGGATCGCGGCGCGGCCAAGATCAAGCTGCTGAAGGCCGCCTTCGAGAATCTCGACGAGGAAATCCCGTGGTCGACGCGCAAGCGTTACGACGAATTCGATTTCGGCTATGCGCTGACCGTGCACAAGGCGCAGGGCTCGCAATGGAACGATGTCGTGCTGTTCGACGAGAGTTTTGCCTTCCGCGACACGCGTGAACGCTGGCTTTACACTGCCATTACGCGCGCCGCGGAAACGCTCACCATCGTGCGATAGGAGGGACCCCGCACGACGGACCGCTTATCAGGAAGCGGAACGAAGGGCCGGTCGTCATGTCCGGCCACTTACGTCGGCCTTAATGGCCGACGATCCCGAGCATGACTGCCTTTGCGACAGCCTGGAAACGATTGTTGCTGTTGAACTTGGAGATGATGGCCTTCTCCATGATCTGCACTTCGCCGGGCTCGACTTCGAGCGCACGGGCGATGCGGCTGGTGGGGTACCCTTCGGCCATCAGCGTGAGACAGCGCAGTTCCACCGCGGTCAGGTGCGCCTGCGGCGTGTTGTCGTTGGTCTCGACCTCGAGCGCGCCGGTGAAATCCAGGAGTTCGTTGATCTGCTGCATCTGGCGGCGAATGGTCGACTGCTGGGCGGCAAGCTCGCGCTTGCGGGCCGTCATCGCCATGCGGAAGATGCCGTCAGCCTCTTCCTGGCTCTCGGCGGCGGAAAGCTGCTCCAGGAGTTCCTGGATCACGGCGACGGGCATGCCCGTTTCGCGGCAGGTGTTGACGACCGCCATCTGCTGGATTTCCGTGGGGCCGTAGACGCGCATCGGTCCGACGCGGGCGGCGGTCAGCAGGCCCTTTTCCTCGTAGAAATGCAGCGTGCGGTGGGTCACGCCAAAGGCGTTGGCCATGTCCGCAATGGCGAGGCGTCCGTCCGGCAGATTCTCCGGCAGCGGCGCAACGGGCAGGAAGCGGATGGACTTGCGTGCGCCCGTCCGGGCCTCGGCTTTCTTCGACTCATTGGTCATCATGAAAGCAGCCCGCGAATGAGAAGATCGGTCATGTCATTACCCCCGGTCGCCGGCCCGAGACCATCTTCCCCGTGAAGGATGGGTGTCGGAACGGCGGATATTGCCCTTCACCGCATATCGTCTGCCGGCCTGTGCAATTCCGACAGAGTGTATACGATTGCCTGGCGGCCTTTCGATCCATTTTCGCAAAGGAATTGTACCGGATCGTCAAGCCAAGCGGTAAACATTACCAGTCCGCCCATGGTCCTAAAATAGGCCTTTGGCGCAGATATGCCTATCGCTACATCTAGGGATGTATTTCCTGTGGCTGGTTGTGCGGGCGATGGCCCTATCGCCGGAGCGGCATGCCGGCGGCTTGCGAGGCGGCTGCATCGGCAAGCGCGGCCGGTGCCGCCGTGGCGCAGGCGGCGCCCGGACCCGGATGCGGCATGCCGCGGGGCGGCTGCCGTTCCTCGCGCGCAAGGCATTCCATGATGCTGCTCGCCGTGCCGCTGCGCAGGGCATGGCGGTAGAGCGGCCCATGGGCGGAGAGCGCCTGTGCGGCAAAGGCCACGGCCTCGAAGGTGAGGCCGGCATCGCTGCCAAGCTGGGCACTGGAGAAATGCCGGGAATAGACGGTTTCGCCGGATCGCTCGTGGATCAGCCTTGCATAGATGCCGCGCCCGTCGGCGCGATTCTCGATGCGGATCGCATAGGAGAGCGGAGGGGGATCGGGCGTTTCGCGCGATTCGGAAAGGTGAACCGTGCGGTGATAGCCGGCCGCGCCCGCGATGGCGCGGGCGAGCGCGTTGCAATCGCCGCCCGCCGGCCAACATTGCTGGATATGCAGTTGCGGCAGGGCCTGCGCGCGGTTGGCGAAGGTGCTCTGCACGGTCAGCACCCGCTGCGCCTTGTCGATCGCCGCATTGGTCGGCTCGGGATAGACGGAGGGCGCGAGGAAGACCAGCGGCAAAAGGGAAAAGAGCGCGAGCGGCGAGGAGACCGGGGCGGGAAGCCAGGAGCGCCGCACCTTCAACTTCTGCCGGCAGGCACGGGCGAGGGGAACGCGCTCGCAGGGCACGGGCTGTTCTTCCGCCTCATCTGCAAGGCTGTATTCCGGCACGTAGCTGCCGAGGGGCACGCGGATGCGCAGACGCTGTTCGGCGCCTTCGGTCTCGTAATAATGGTCGAGCAGCTTGCGCAGCTTGCCGGCCTGCACGCGCACCAGGGGGTCGTTGCCGGCATCGAAGCCGTGCGAGCGGCCGAAGACATCGATGGCGATGCTGTAACCCTTGAGCTGGGCCGCCTTGCCGGAAAGTTCGCTGTCGACGACATAGGCCAGGAACGAGCGCAGCCGCTCGGAACGGGCAAAGGCCTCGCTGGCGAGGATGGCGTTCAAGGCGCGCCGCACGTGCTCGCACGCCGGCCTCTCGGTCCCGCTCACGGTGATGCCACAGAGGAGCCCATCGCCCTTGCCCTATACCCTTCCATTCCCCGTCACGGCGCACTGCGCCACCCTTAAAAATCGGGGGGAGTTTATCGGTGATTCTTGATCATCGGCAAGGGTGAAGCGGCAGGTACCCCGGCAATTCTTCTGCAAGCCCGGTTCGCATGGCCTTTGCGGCGATTGCCCTTGTGGAAACAACAGGCTAGACCTTCATGCACGAACAGGAGTCCGCGTCGTCATGCCCACGAAACTGTCGGTCAATCTCAACGCCATCGCCATGCTGCGCAACCGCCGGGACCTGCCCTGGCCGAGCGTCACCGGCATCGGCCGGATCGCGCTTCAGGCCGGCGCCAGCGGGTTGACCGTGCATCCGCGCCCGGACCAGCGCCATGTGCGTTTCAGCGACCTCGCGCCGATCCGCGCGCTGATCGACAGCGAGTTCTCCGGCACGGAGTTCAACATCGAGGGCTTTCCGGAAGAGAGCTTCATGCGCCTTGTCGAGGAACATCGTCCCGAGCAGGTCACGCTCGTGCCGGACGATCCGGCGCAGGCGACCTCCGACCATGGCTGGGATTTCCGCAAGAACCACAATCTCCTCGGCAATATCGTCGGCCGGCTGAAGAAGCTGGGCCTGCGCGTTTCCGTCTTTGCCGATGGCGAGCCGGATCGCGAGGCGCTGACCATCGCGAAGCAGATCGGCGCGGACCGGATCGAGCTTTATACCGGCCCCTATGGCGGCTGCTACGACAATCCCGCTGAAGCCGCGCGCATCGTGGAGCTGTTGGGGGAGACGGCGGATATCGCCTTCGATCTCGGCCTCGACGTCAATGCGGGCCATGACCTGACGGTCGCCAACCTGCCGGCGCTCGTCGCGCGCATTCCGCGCCTTGCGGAGGTCTCGATCGGCCATGGCCTGACGGCAGACGCGCTGGAATACGGCATGGCGGAGACGGTGCGCCGCTTCTGCCGGGCCTGCGGCCAGGACGTCTGATCGCAGCACGGCGCCCCGAAGGGCGCCGCACCGCAGGGGCATCAGCCGAGGAAGGCCGCCTTGCTGGCGGTGACGAAATCCTCGAAGGACGTCGGCGCGCGGCCGGAAAGGGCCTCGGCGTCGCCCGTCACCGTGGCGATCTTGCCTTCGCGCGTGTTGGCGTCGAAGGAGACGATGGTGGGGATGAAGCCTTCCGGCAGGCCTGCGGCCTTCAGACCTTCGGAAAGCTGGGCATCCGTGACATGCACCACCTTCAGCGGCTTGCCGGTGGCGGCGGAGACGAGGGCGGCGATTTCCTCGGCCGTGCGGCTCTTCGTGCCCGTCAGCGTATAGGTCCTGCTCTCGCTGCCCGCTTTCAGGGCGGCGCCGGCAAGGGCGGCCGCCGTGTCGGCGCGGGTGATATGCGCGATCTTGCCTTCGCCGGTGGCGGTGTACCAGGAACCGGTTTCCAGCGCGTGGGGCAGGGACATGAAGAGGTTTTCCGCATACCAGCCGTCACGCAGGATCGTGTAGGGGATGCCCGTCGCCTTGATGGCCTCTTCGGTGCCGAGATGGTCGGGTGCGAAGGTGACGAGCGAATCGTCCGGCTGCGGCATGGAGGTGTAGAGGATGTGCTTCGCGCCGGCCTTCTTGGCGGCGGCAACGGCGACCTTGTGCTGTGCAAGACGCTTGCCGGGCGTGTCGAGCGCGTCGGTGGAGATGAGCAGCACCGTGCCGGCGCCGGCAAAGGCGGCGTCGAGCGAAGCCGGATCGTCGAAGTCGGCGGCACGCACCGTGACGCCCCTGGCGGCATAGTCGGCGAGCTTGGCGGTGTCGCGGGTGGTGGCGATGATGCTGGCCGGGGTCTTGCCGGCGGAAAGAAGCGCATCGAGAACGAGGCGGCCGAGCTGGCCGGAGGCGCCGGTGACGAGAAGCGTATCGGTCATGTCTATCCCTTTCAGGCAGGCTTGGCGGAAAGCGCCTCTTGTCCTGCTGCGAGTTGGTCTCTTATTGAGACTTGCTCTTATCTGGTAATCTGATAGAGCCTGTAAAGAAGGCAGTTTTTTCTGCGGTGGTTACCTGGAGGGAACCGGCTATGAACAGAATGGTCGACCGGGCCGAGGGCGAGCGCGTCCTTCTGATCGACGGCGTCGCCATGTCGATGGACGATTGCCCGGTGCGCGACGTGCTCGATAGCGTCGGCGGCAAGTGGACGTCGCTGATGATTCTCGGCCTTGCGGACGGGCCGCGGCGCTTCTCGCAGTTGCGCCGCTTCATCCCGGATATCTCGCAGCGCATGTTGACCCAGACGCTGCGCGACCTTCAGCGCGATGGCTATCTGACGCGCACCGTCTATCCCACCCAGCCGCCCAGCGTCGAATATGCGCTGACGCCGCTCGGCCAATCCTTCCTTGCGCTGCTGCGTTCGCTGGTGCACTGGTCGACGGAGAACCATGCCGCGATCCGGGCCGCGCGGACGGCCTATGACGCGGAGCAGGATTGACGCTACGGCCGCAACGCCGTTTCGGGGATGGGCATGAAACCATTGGATATCGGCATTGCCGGCGCGGGGCCTGCGGGACTGGCGGCGGCACTGTTTCTGTCGCGCGCCGGCCACCGGGTCGAGCTGATCGAGCGTTTCGCCGAGCCTTCGCCGGTCGGCTCCGGCCTCCTGATGCAGCCGACAGGGCTGACCGTGCTCGATGCGCTCGGCCTTTCGCCCACCATTCATGCCCTCGGCAACCGCATCGACCGGTTGCACGGGGCCGATGCGCGCAGCGGCCGCACCGTGCTCGACGTGCGCTACGATGCACTGGCGGGCGGGCGCTATGGACTGGCGGTGCATCGCGCGGCCCTGTTTTCGACCCTGCACGATGCGGTGGCGGCGGAGGGCCTTCCCATCCGCACCGGCATCACGCTCGCCAAGGCGGAAACCCGGCAGGCTCGCACGGCCCTGCACGATCCGGATGGCGAGATCGTCGGCGACTATGACCTGGTGGTCGATGCGACGGGCGCCCGCTCGCAGCTTGCCACCACCTCGGTCGTCGCGCCGGCGGTGAAGGAACTGCCCTGGGGCGCCTTCTGGGCGACGCTCGATTGCGAGGGCATTGCCCATGAGACGCGGGCGCTTTCGCAGCGTTATGACGCGGCGCGGGTGATGATCGGCATCCTGCCGGTCGGCCGGGCGCATGCGGGAGAGGGGCGCAAGGTCGCCTTCTTCTGGAGCCTCAAGACGGCGGATGCGGAGGCGGTGAAGGCGGTGGGGCTGGAGCGCTGGAAGGCCGGCATTGCCGACTACTGGCCGCAAACGATGCCGTTTCTGGAGCAGATCACGGATTGGGATCAATTGACGCTCGCGCGTTATGCCCACCGCACCACGCTGCCGCCCCATGCCGACGGCATCGCCTTCATCGGCGACAGCGCTCATTCCACCAGCCCGCAGCTTGGTCAGGGGGCCAACATGGCGCTGCTGGATGCGGCGACGCTGGCCCATGCCCTCTCATCCGCCGGATCCGTGGAGGAGGGGCTTTCGGCCTATGCGGCTGCGCGGCGCAGCCATGTGCGGCTTTTCCAGCTGCTGTCTTACGTCTTCACGCCATTCTACCAGTCGGATTCGCAAGCCATCGCGTGGCTGCGCGACCGGCTTGTCGCCACGGTCGCGAACATTCCGCCGGCGCCGCAAATCCTGGCGGCGATCGTCTCCGGCACGCTTGCCGATCCCTTCACCCCCGCGGGCCTGCAGGAATGCCGCTGGCTGGACGCGGCCTTGCGGGAAGCCTGACGGCGGACACAAAAAAAGGCCGGTCGAAACCGGCCTTCCTGTTTTTGCCGTGTGTGGCAGATCAGGCTGCGACGAGCTGATCAGCCGACATCTTGCCGGACTTGCGGTCGCGGACCAGCTCGAAGCTGACCTTCTGACCTTCGTTGAGGCCTGCGAGGCCTGCGCGCTGAACGGCGGAGATGTGGACGAAAACGTCCGGTTCACCGCTGTCCTGCTGAATGAAGCCGTAGCCCTTGGTCGTGTTGAACCACTTTACGGTACCAGTTGCCATGACGAAACCTTTCCTGAGCCGTCAAATCAATCGTCGGCCGCCCGGGGGCGGCCATGGGTGGTCGAATTTGAAGGGGAAGTTCGTGAGCTGCAGGCTGGTAACCCGCAAATGCAGAAGTCAACGTTCAAATCTCGATGCGGGAGAAATAGGTGCTTTGCCGCCACCGGTCAAGGTGTCGGACCGGCTCGGATTTCATTCCGGCGTGGGGAGCGATGGATCGTCCGCGCATTGGGAAATCGGCAGCTGGCGGAAGGAATGGATGGCGAGGATGCGGCCTTCGCCGGCATCCGTCTCCACCGTCATGCAGGCGCAGGCATAGCCATAATTGCCGTTGGTGCGCACATAGTCGCCGGCGGAAATGTCGGGAATCCGGTCGAAGCCGTCGGGCTCTTGGCCGCCACCCTGCGTCATCATCGTCCAGGTGCCGTCGCCATCCTCCAGCCACCAGTTGCCGGGTGTCGGGTTCTGCAGCCAGCCGCAGCGGTTCTCCGCGGCGCCGGCGGCCGCACTCATCGTGCCGAGCGCCAGCAGCGCGGCAAGCAGCCTCTTCGTCTTCATCGGAGCCTATTTCTCCATTCTCTTGCAGTGGAACGTGTCGCCGCTCGCCCCGGATGCCCAGTCCATCTCCGTCGCGGTGATATTGGCAAGGCCGATCTGGTAGTCGTCGGCGAAGGTCAGCGTATAGGCGCCGCCATCCTTTTCGCTCTTGAGGATCGGCATGGGGCCTTCGCCGGAATCGTAGCTGTCGGCCGTGAAGGTGAAGGTCGAGACCTCGCAGTCCCAGGTGCCGACATAGGGGGGCTCCTCGGCGGCGCGGGCGGGCAGCGTCAGGAGGAGGAGGGCGGCGGCGAGGCGAAGCATCGGCATGTCCGTTGAGCGGGAGGAATTTTCAATCAACGGATGAGCGGGTGGCTTTATTCGCCTGCTCGATTGACGTGCCCGATTCGCCTGCACGCAAGGGGCGCGGCCCCGGCCGTGCGGCCGGGACCAGGATGGCGATCGGTCAATTGATGTCGATGTGGCGGCGGTCGTCGCAGTGACGGATCTCGTTGCGCATGCCGCGCTCGTCATGCAGTACGTACCAGTTGGTCGAGCAGTAAGCGCCGCCCTTGTCGAGCTTGAGGCGCGGTCTCACCTGGGCGAAGGTCAGCGGGCCACGGTCGGCGCCCGGGTAGTAGTCGCCGCCGGTGGACGATTCGCGGCTCTGGCCGCGGGACTGGGCGAAGGACGGGGTTGCGGCTGCGCCGGCGAGGGTCGCGATGGCGAGGGTGGCGAGAACAAATTTACGCATGGGACTTCTCCTTGTTGGCAGAGCGTTCGTTCGCTCTTGTCACGGATCATCCTATGCTTCGGGCTGGCTGGCTGTTGCCTGGGTAACAGGGAAAGGCCCCGTTGCCGGGGCCTTCCTTTTCGGGTTCAGGCCGGGCCTATTCAGGCTCAGCCTTTTTCAGAGGTCAGGCCGGGCGCCGCTTGTCGACCCGATGCTGGTCGAGGAAGGCGGCAATGGCGGTCTCGCCGTAAAGGCGGCGCTGCTCGGTGAGCGCCGAGGCGAGGCGGGCGGCATCGCCGAAGGTGACGATTTCCGCGTCCGTTGCCGCAGGATTGCGGGCGAGCGTATCGGTGACGATATCGGCCAGCGTATGCGGCAGGATGTCGGTGCAATCCCGCATGCTCTCAAAAACAAGGCCGATGGGCAGGAGCTGGTCCTCGTGGATCACCATCGGTTCCGCACGTTCGTCTTCCCAGGCCTCGAAAGCCTCCAGGGCGTCGCCGAACAGTTGCTGCAGGGTGATGGGAGCATGTCCTTCGTGAAGGTCTGGCAGGAAATTCAACATTTTCTGTCTCCTTGGCGTAGGGCGGTTGACTTCGGAACTCCTAACTGAGGCCGGCGGTGAAGGCTTGCCGATCCGCGACGCGCACCGGCCTGCTGCACCGCAGGTCTCACAAATCTTAACAACGGGAAACGGATTGGGAAGCGAAAAAATTTGTTCGCAATCCACCGTCTTCATCGTTTCCGTGGAGTTCTGTTTCAAATCAGGAGGATAGAGGGAAGAAATTTTTATGCCGCCTTGTGCGCCGCAGCGCCGCTTGGGGACGGCCGCTGGTCACTGGCTACTGCGCGTGGGCGGCCAAATCACTGCTGTTCCCAAAGCTGCAAGAAGATCGTTGACCAAGGCTTCGGACATCGCTAGAAGGTGGCGAACCGTACGGTACGGTACTGAATTGGACGAGGGACATCTTGCACACGGTGGAGCAGGGCAGGGCAGGAGCAGCGATCGCG
This region includes:
- a CDS encoding LysE family translocator; this encodes MQIEIFLALLLFAFTTSITPGPNNMMLFASGVNFGFVRTIPHMCGIGVGFLVLLLAVGFGLGALLEAVPLVYTVLKFAGGAYLIWIAWKIGTSRSLGEGKAGARPMSFLEAAAFQWVNPKAWVMAVSAMATYTNAQNYTSSVLIVGLAFAIVNFPSVSTWAGFGSALRQWLSDPVRLKWFNITMALLLVASLWPMLR
- the nthA gene encoding nitrile hydratase subunit alpha; translation: MSHDHHHDHDDHHHHDNHFSPMEARVRALETILTEKGLIDPKAIDAIVETYETKIGPRNGARVVAKAWAEPDFAGWLKRDATAAIASLGYTGRQGEHMRAVFNDGETHNLVVCTLCSCYPWSVLGLPPVWYKAPAYRSRAVMDPRGVLAEFGVTLPADMKVRVWDSTAELRYLVVPVRPPGTDGLDQEALADLVTRDAMIGTGLALSPEALR
- the nthB gene encoding nitrile hydratase subunit beta, which codes for MNGPHDLGGLHGFGPVAPERNEPVFHAEWEKRALGVTLSCGAFGAWTIDESRHARENIPPATYLSASYYEVWIRGLEILLQRHGFVSAEELATGHKLEKGAEPKRVLKADMVPAVLAKGGPCDRPLETAPRFSAGDRVRTGNFNPATHTRLPRYARDKVGVVETVQGSYVFPDDSAHGKGENPQWIYTVVFDGVEIWGAGAEPGLTVSIDAWESYLEPV
- a CDS encoding nitrile hydratase accessory protein, which gives rise to MSRCETLADSPGLPKSAEGDPVFAEPWQAQAFAMTVRLHEQGVFTWADWAEALSREVHRPCRARDGADYFDCWVAALSGLMAARGLASEAEQARLSDRWARAAEATPHGKPILLENAPS
- a CDS encoding AbrB family transcriptional regulator, which gives rise to MSPASRTPRDPTSTATGLGRWPAALQWGFVAGLSLITTVPLEIAGFPAALLMGPMLAGIFVALGGGTIRLPRLFFFGVQVVLALMIATMVSRDFLGTFLENWPLMLFVVLSVIGVSTLSGWLIARTGILPGTTAIWGSSAGAASTMLIMAEAYGADARLVAFMQYLRVLFVASLATLVAHFGGHDGAAIPPHAWFEPVPVLPLVAMLAIGLLAGIIGQKLRVPAGAFLVPFALASVLNSSGTVTIALPQWLLVIAFTLLGWNIGLGFTRAILLHARRALLPTIVSIVALISFSGLLAGLLILVLGIDPLTAYLSTSPGGLDSVAVIAASSNVDVAFVMTLQTARLILVSLIGPWLARFVADRA
- a CDS encoding ATP-dependent RecD-like DNA helicase, whose amino-acid sequence is MEFAPQQDEALKAVARWLKDGRQPLFRLFGYAGTGKTTLARHFAENVDGEVLFAAFTGKAAQVLRSKGASNAKTIHSLIYRPRGEEEVSDEETGKTSISPMFSINRQSPVAKAALVVVDECSMVDEALGRDLMSFGTPILVLGDPGQLPPVSGGGYFTNQEPDYLLTDIHRQARDNPIIQLAMQVREGSDIQYGDYGAARVIGRNEVDQSLVLDADQVLVGTNRTRRRYNQRLRELKGFTTDYPQSGDKLVCLRNDPAKGLLNGSLWQVMSSSKETVKPGINLMIRPEDDDMDRGAAKIKLLKAAFENLDEEIPWSTRKRYDEFDFGYALTVHKAQGSQWNDVVLFDESFAFRDTRERWLYTAITRAAETLTIVR
- a CDS encoding MerR family transcriptional regulator, whose amino-acid sequence is MMTNESKKAEARTGARKSIRFLPVAPLPENLPDGRLAIADMANAFGVTHRTLHFYEEKGLLTAARVGPMRVYGPTEIQQMAVVNTCRETGMPVAVIQELLEQLSAAESQEEADGIFRMAMTARKRELAAQQSTIRRQMQQINELLDFTGALEVETNDNTPQAHLTAVELRCLTLMAEGYPTSRIARALEVEPGEVQIMEKAIISKFNSNNRFQAVAKAVMLGIVGH
- a CDS encoding pyridoxine 5'-phosphate synthase, encoding MPTKLSVNLNAIAMLRNRRDLPWPSVTGIGRIALQAGASGLTVHPRPDQRHVRFSDLAPIRALIDSEFSGTEFNIEGFPEESFMRLVEEHRPEQVTLVPDDPAQATSDHGWDFRKNHNLLGNIVGRLKKLGLRVSVFADGEPDREALTIAKQIGADRIELYTGPYGGCYDNPAEAARIVELLGETADIAFDLGLDVNAGHDLTVANLPALVARIPRLAEVSIGHGLTADALEYGMAETVRRFCRACGQDV
- a CDS encoding SDR family oxidoreductase, whose amino-acid sequence is MTDTLLVTGASGQLGRLVLDALLSAGKTPASIIATTRDTAKLADYAARGVTVRAADFDDPASLDAAFAGAGTVLLISTDALDTPGKRLAQHKVAVAAAKKAGAKHILYTSMPQPDDSLVTFAPDHLGTEEAIKATGIPYTILRDGWYAENLFMSLPHALETGSWYTATGEGKIAHITRADTAAALAGAALKAGSESRTYTLTGTKSRTAEEIAALVSAATGKPLKVVHVTDAQLSEGLKAAGLPEGFIPTIVSFDANTREGKIATVTGDAEALSGRAPTSFEDFVTASKAAFLG